In a single window of the Papaver somniferum cultivar HN1 unplaced genomic scaffold, ASM357369v1 unplaced-scaffold_14816, whole genome shotgun sequence genome:
- the LOC113335492 gene encoding RNA polymerase II C-terminal domain phosphatase-like 4 yields MGYKKRNHLKRRSLLRREKLCLVLDLDHTLLHSVKISDVSLDEHDYLNGKSGLITCMKTVGRHSLYNHRGRYTRLRPYVRDFLEQVCQKFELYVYTKGERWYAKEVVRLIDPKSVYFKNKVISKDDSTVRNRKNLDVVLGANATNTVIIDDTESVWKEHKDNIIRINKFYYFSSRNGGGHRLNMDNDELDEDDGALKRILEVLQRVHEKFFEEFPAKTDVRPVLKAALKEVSAN; encoded by the exons ATGGGCTACAAGAAGAGAAATCATCTAAAAAG GAGAAGTTTATTGCGTCGGGAAAAACTTTGTTTAGTTCTTGATTTAGATCATACATTACTTCACTCGGTTAAGATTTCGGATGTGTCGTTGGATGAACATGACTATCTCAATGGTAAATCAGGATTAATTACTTGCATGAAGACTGTTGGGAGACATAGCTTATACAACCACAGGGGAAGGTATACAAGGTTAAGGCCTTATGTGCGAGATTTTCTAGAACAAGTATGCCAGAAATTCGAGCTTTACGTTTATACGAAGGGAGAAAGGTGGTACGCTAAAGAGGTGGTCAGATTGATTGATCCTAAAAGTGTTTATTTTAAGAACAAAGTGATTTCGAAAGATGATTCTACTGTCAGAAATCGAAAAAATCTAGACGTGGTGTTGGGAGCAAATGCAACTAACACGGTAATTATCGACGATACAGAATCAGTCTGGAAAGAGCACAAAGATAACATCATTCGCATCaacaaattttattatttttcatcaagaAATGGCGGTGGACATCGATTAAACATGGATAATGATGAGTTGGATGAAGACGACGGTGCCCTCAAAAGAATCTTAGAAGTTCTGCAGCGTGTTCATGAGAAGTTCTTTGAAGAGTTCCCTGCCAAGACTGATGTTAGACCAGTGTTGAAAGCGGCGCTTAAAGAAgtttctgcaaattga